The bacterium genome window below encodes:
- a CDS encoding viroplasmin family protein — MDKIIIYADGASSGNPGPSGWGAIVSLPTGDVYELGGGDSRSTNNKMELTGVIEGLNSLNKNDEQIIILTDSAYVLKGITAWIFGWKKRGWKTAEGKEVLNADLWEALDKAVMRVGSKNIEWRYVRGHTGIKGNERVDEIAVAFSQNKSIELYKGPAARYHFDIKTLPPFAPIPEMTGKSSKPSAPYAYLSLLGQTAMRHANWAECEARVKGVSGAKFKKVMSAEEETKVLEGWGVALK; from the coding sequence ATGGACAAAATCATTATCTACGCCGATGGCGCCAGCTCAGGAAATCCGGGCCCTTCCGGGTGGGGAGCTATTGTAAGCTTACCCACGGGAGACGTCTATGAACTGGGCGGCGGCGATTCTCGTTCCACCAATAATAAAATGGAACTCACCGGTGTGATAGAAGGATTGAACAGTTTAAATAAAAATGATGAGCAAATAATTATTCTAACAGATTCAGCTTACGTCCTTAAAGGAATCACCGCGTGGATTTTTGGATGGAAAAAGCGAGGCTGGAAAACAGCCGAAGGAAAAGAAGTTTTAAATGCTGATCTGTGGGAAGCATTAGACAAAGCCGTGATGCGTGTTGGGTCCAAAAATATTGAATGGAGATACGTACGAGGCCATACCGGAATTAAAGGCAACGAACGCGTGGATGAAATTGCGGTGGCTTTCTCACAAAACAAATCCATCGAACTCTACAAAGGCCCTGCCGCCCGCTATCACTTTGATATCAAAACACTCCCGCCTTTTGCTCCTATTCCCGAAATGACAGGAAAATCATCTAAACCATCTGCTCCCTATGCTTATTTAAGTCTTTTAGGGCAAACCGCCATGCGTCATGCCAACTGGGCCGAATGCGAAGCGCGCGTGAAAGGGGTTTCGGGTGCAAAATTTAAAAAGGTGATGAGTGCCGAAGAAGAAACGAAAGTGCTGGAGGGTTGGGGGGTTGCGCTTAAGTAA
- a CDS encoding ATP-binding protein encodes MNRLITPSIIKDLTRKMVFIAGPRQTGKTTLARSLDKSHDYLNYDSKAHRLQMIDEAWDKSLPLVVFDEIHKMKKWKNWLKGIVDTQEKKQKIVVTGSSKLDTYRKVGDSLAGRYFSYRLYPLDIKEISQILKPENLENEINKLLLVSGFPEPYLEGDIVYYKRWKKTHLDIILRQDLLDLENIRSITQIETLIELLRHRVGSPVSYSSLAGDLQVSDKTVKHWLTILESMFVIFSIKPYHKNLTRTLNKMPKYYFYDTAQIAGDDGIKFENLVALSLLKEIHYREDALGENYDLWYVKNKEGHEIDFLITHNQKIHTLIEAKWADTTPSPSFKSLGPFFKNKSLIQLVYKTTKAKDYPSGLSIQPATSWLAKMEF; translated from the coding sequence ATGAACCGCTTGATCACTCCCTCTATTATAAAAGACCTAACACGCAAAATGGTTTTTATTGCGGGGCCTCGCCAAACCGGAAAAACCACGCTGGCTCGTTCTCTGGATAAATCACACGACTATCTCAATTACGATTCAAAAGCCCATCGCCTGCAGATGATAGATGAAGCCTGGGATAAATCGCTTCCTCTCGTGGTCTTTGATGAAATCCATAAAATGAAAAAATGGAAAAACTGGCTTAAAGGCATTGTGGATACCCAGGAGAAAAAACAAAAGATAGTAGTTACCGGCAGCTCCAAGCTGGACACATACCGCAAAGTGGGTGATTCTCTGGCAGGCCGTTATTTTTCGTACCGCCTATACCCCCTCGACATCAAGGAAATTAGCCAGATTTTAAAACCAGAAAATCTGGAAAACGAAATTAACAAACTGCTTTTAGTAAGCGGTTTTCCCGAACCCTACCTGGAAGGTGACATCGTTTATTACAAGCGCTGGAAAAAAACACATCTCGATATCATCCTGCGCCAGGATTTGCTTGATCTTGAAAATATCCGCAGCATTACCCAAATTGAAACCTTAATTGAACTTTTGCGTCATCGGGTGGGATCCCCCGTATCCTACAGCTCGCTTGCAGGTGATTTGCAAGTAAGTGACAAAACCGTCAAACATTGGCTTACTATCTTAGAATCGATGTTTGTTATTTTTAGCATTAAGCCCTATCATAAAAATTTAACCCGAACGCTAAACAAAATGCCCAAATATTATTTTTACGATACAGCTCAAATTGCAGGGGATGACGGAATAAAATTTGAAAATCTGGTCGCGCTGTCTCTGCTCAAAGAAATTCATTATAGGGAAGATGCCCTGGGTGAAAATTACGATTTATGGTATGTGAAAAATAAAGAAGGCCACGAAATTGATTTTTTAATTACACATAACCAAAAAATCCACACTCTTATCGAAGCCAAATGGGCCGACACCACACCGTCACCTTCTTTTAAAAGCTTGGGGCCATTTTTTAAAAATAAAAGCCTCATTCAACTGGTCTATAAAACCACAAAAGCTAAAGACTACCCCAGTGGGCTTAGTATTCAACCGGCCACCTCTTGGCTAGCCAAAATGGAGTTTTAA
- a CDS encoding right-handed parallel beta-helix repeat-containing protein has protein sequence MKNILFLLGLFISVSAQAATFYAAPHGLPANPGISPLNPTTIDQAILNAASGDTIQMAAGLYQNVDIHVDKSLNFVGKGMGSTILTSTVSYLFSIYDPTRQNQLNVNVSDLTFLGDHRQNNCVYAPGATSVNLAYTIRFGRVEFSDCVKGIFTTGIASLTVEDSKFYNNIDSIYSTSGGNLTVNGSDFYAINTNRITAYEPLDGTHFEINNNTVQPLTGSVSTLFELIGAIGVDTYHSVVMNNNDIDQAQGIRIIASDQHVDVEFKNNIIKNYAGIGMRYGAYIYSLGEVTIEGNEIFDFDMGIGIGRANKTKVVNNLVYNNLGVGFEIRGDDVAHDNVLVAYNTAVNNAVGNYVVVDSWSSAKIVNNISVGSPVGYSCSRFLWPIAPRASLETVDFGNNVSFQDATPMDTSLCRHINVLGPSLFVDPLFVSSTDFHLQAGSPLIDQGRGFFISRDFDGYRRLPQMNDIGAFEFH, from the coding sequence AATATTTTGTTTTTATTGGGTTTGTTTATTTCTGTTTCGGCCCAGGCAGCCACATTTTATGCGGCGCCCCATGGTTTGCCAGCTAATCCGGGCATTTCCCCTTTAAATCCCACAACAATTGATCAGGCTATACTTAATGCGGCTAGCGGCGATACCATTCAAATGGCGGCTGGTTTGTATCAAAATGTGGATATTCACGTAGATAAGAGTCTTAACTTTGTAGGCAAGGGCATGGGCTCTACCATATTAACAAGTACGGTTTCTTATCTTTTTAGTATTTATGATCCAACTCGCCAAAATCAACTTAACGTTAACGTGAGTGATTTAACTTTTTTAGGAGATCATCGACAAAATAATTGTGTATATGCCCCAGGCGCAACAAGCGTTAATTTGGCCTATACCATTCGCTTTGGACGGGTAGAGTTTTCGGATTGTGTAAAAGGTATTTTTACTACGGGAATAGCCTCCCTTACCGTAGAAGATTCCAAGTTTTATAATAATATAGACAGTATTTATAGTACTTCGGGAGGGAATTTAACGGTCAATGGATCTGATTTTTATGCCATCAATACAAACCGGATTACAGCTTATGAGCCTCTGGATGGTACTCATTTTGAAATTAACAACAACACGGTTCAGCCTTTAACGGGTTCGGTTTCAACCTTATTTGAACTTATTGGAGCCATTGGTGTGGATACTTATCATAGTGTGGTGATGAATAATAACGATATTGATCAGGCACAAGGTATTAGAATTATTGCATCGGATCAGCATGTGGATGTTGAGTTTAAAAACAACATCATAAAAAACTATGCGGGTATAGGAATGCGTTACGGCGCTTACATTTATTCGTTGGGAGAGGTTACCATTGAAGGTAATGAAATATTTGATTTTGATATGGGTATAGGTATTGGGCGCGCTAATAAAACAAAGGTGGTTAATAATCTTGTTTATAACAATTTAGGTGTTGGTTTTGAGATAAGAGGAGATGATGTAGCGCACGATAATGTTTTGGTGGCTTATAATACGGCAGTTAACAATGCCGTTGGCAATTATGTGGTGGTTGATAGTTGGTCGAGTGCAAAAATTGTTAACAATATATCGGTGGGGTCACCCGTTGGATATTCATGTTCTCGCTTTTTATGGCCCATTGCCCCGCGTGCCAGTCTTGAAACCGTTGATTTTGGCAATAATGTGAGTTTTCAGGATGCTACACCCATGGATACTTCCTTATGCCGTCATATTAACGTTTTGGGTCCGTCCTTGTTTGTAGATCCTCTGTTTGTTTCTTCCACCGATTTTCATTTACAGGCCGGATCTCCACTTATTGATCAGGGACGTGGTTTTTTTATTTCGCGCGATTTTGACGGATACCGGCGTTTGCCCCAAATGAATGATATTGGAGCTTTTGAGTTTCATTAG